In Mesoplodon densirostris isolate mMesDen1 chromosome 2, mMesDen1 primary haplotype, whole genome shotgun sequence, the DNA window ttcaaaGATCTGATTTGGTCTTTTCTCTTCCCAGTACCTGATTTTGGGTTAGGTGACTAAAGACAGTGAAATGTCTTCCAGGCAGCAGCTGGAGCCAGGGGAAGCTAAGACAACAGGCCTGAACTATCCATCAAATGGACAAGCAGCTCCAGAACTGGGGGGAGAGACTTGCCTGCAGGGCAAATTCTCACCATAGCTGTCTGCCTCCAGTTCCTATTTggttacattttctcattttcttatccTAGGGAGGCCCTGACAGCCTTCTCTTCTTAGCCATGCCTAACAAGCCAGGCAAGGGCTACCcatggtgggggttgggggggacagACAGCCATCTGAGATGTGGGGAGGTCACTGGGGTGAGTTTCTTCATAAAGACAATAGAGACCCACCCCAAGAGTCAGTGCCAGTGGTGGTCACCACCTTGCCTGGCTCACTGAAGACCCTCCAAGTCCTACTCTGAGGTTGGGACACCAGCCAAGGGCGGCAGCCCTTGAGCTCACAAGTGGGTAGGATCTGGGAAAAAATcagagaagggacttccctggcggtccagtggttaagactccatgcttccaatgcatgGGACCAGGATCTTAGCtgctggtcgaggaactaagaacccacatgctaCGAGGCATAGccaagaaataaacatttcttaaaattaaaaaaaagaaagaagaaggtacacattaaaaaaaaatcaggaaaaattaCATAGGTCTGGGGTAATGATGTTCCCGAACTAGTTAAGGGGTAAAATTGGCTATTCGCTCTTACCCAATGGATGGGACGCGAGGACACGTGGAAACGGTGGAAAAGGCCCTTGCTCCTTTGGGATAATGCCTGAAGCACTATGTAGGGAACCAGTGCCATGAATTTGGCTACAGGCTTTTAATACAGGTaacaagagaagagaatgaaTACGACCTAAGTGAGGCTAGGGGACCATGTAGGCAGCAGCTGAATGCTTAGCTTAGACTGATGGGTTCTTGATACCGAGTTGTGTTAAAGGGGTGTGAGGCCAAGAAGTGCTGAAAATCCCTTTCTACCAGTGATTACTTTTCCCAAACTCAGAAAGCTCTGCCCCCAGGCACCCAGCCCGCATCTCATTCCAGCATCTCATTCCATCCCCAGGAAAAAGCTCCCCCGTAAGGCACCTAGCCCCGCATCTCAGCCCCAATGGTCTTATTTCCCACAGGCACAGCACAACTTTCACAATTTCCCTCTAGGTGGAAAAAGTTACGCCTGTACCAAATTCTTAGCAATACTCCACGGATGGCCAAAACCGAGAGGCTAAGAATGTTCTTAAGGTTTGTCTAAACTGGGAACGTTGCTATGGACTAGATTCCTAAACCGAGGGACTTGGCGTCCTTAAAATGTTGGCTCTTTACTCTTCTTTACAGGATGATTCCCTCTGGAGAACTGGGAGACTTATAAATGAAGAAAGTCTAATGAACTCCATCAAAGCCCATTTTAAGTTACAACTGCTCTGGAGTTCCTAAAATAAGCCCTGGCTACCTTATAGTTCAGCTGTGGTACATGCAGAGGAGAAGTCAGTCTAGGTTTGAATGGTTATATTGAgaggattttttaattttttaagggagTGAATACTTGCAGGAcaagtgtggtgtgtgtataaatatgcaTGTGTGAATTCTTGATAGAATAAGTGGTTAATGGAAGCTCAACGGTAAACTTCTGGGTTTATTGTAATTCTCTTGGATTTGTGTCAAACATCTCTCGAAAGAAGCTTTGAAAATAAAGCTGGATACATCATGGACAATATTGATGAACGATCCTGACATCTAGATCTACACAGAAAGCTGTGCTCTGAAGGGATGTTGCTCTTTTAATATCTAACTGGGGGAGGAAAAATGCTTTCCCCTGGAAAAACCAAAGCACCAGGAGATGGAGGAAGGTGAGCTCCTGGCAGCTCATGCAATGGGAAGTCTGACCCTGAATAAACAGCAAATGCTGGCCCAGACACCAATCTCAACACCACCAACCTGTAAGATCCTGACTCTCTCACAGCACTTTGCACCAAGCACACCTATGAGAAGCCATGAATGAGAATGGAAGGTTTATGTGAAAACAAAGTTTTGTGAAATGAAACACTACCTGTTTATATGCCAAGTGATGTTTAAATCCCTACCACATTCCCTGAATAAGCCTTGTGCTTTCTTCAGTGCCCAGAGGATGTATGTGTAAATCATGGAAAAGGAGCAGAGGGGGGCTGCGGGCGAGGGTGGAAATCAGCCCGTTCAACTGTCCCTCGAAAGATGCCCTGGGAGAGGAAGCCACTTACCCGGATCATCATCTCTCTTTCTATAATGCTGTCCTCCAGGGAGAACATTTCAGACACAGGTCTCTCCTTCACAGGCTCTTTCTTGACCCGCTCCTTCACACTTGTCAGGTCGGGCTCTGagatggatggaccaagagaggACCCGTTGATGGCCATCTGGTCAGCCCGGGAGATACTGATGGCCTTGGCTGGCCCCTGCCTCAGGACCCTGGCCCTGGCGATGGCGGGAGGAAGGCACACCTGGTCTTGCCCCAGTGCCCCGTTGCTCACACTTTTCCTGGGTCCGGGGTACTCCGGGGGGGGCTTGTTTGGAATGCGGGCTAAGGCGGCTTGTAGCTGGGCGCTGTACTCCATCTTCTCGCGGAGCGCGGGGACCTGGGGCACTGGGTCCGgggcctcctcctcttcctcctcgctctcactgctgtggatcAGCATCGTGGCATCTGAGAAAGTCTTCCTGTGGTGATACTCGGGAAGCTGGGGGACCTCGTGGCTCCCCGGCACCTCCTCAGGCGGCCCCGGCTCTCGTAGAGTGTTGCGGCGGGCCATGGGGATGTTGAGTGACTTCAAGGTCATGGCTTCCATGCCCCGCACCATGCTGCTCATCACCTCCAGGCTGTGGCGCTTGTGCACCGTGCCGTGGTGCTTGGTGGCTGTGAGGGGCTCGCTCACCTCCTGGAGAGACTGATGCACCACCGGGGAGCTGTCCTCCTGGAAGGTCTTCACGGACAGCTGCACTTTGCGAGTCACCAAGTCGGGGCTACTGCCGCTGACGTACTTGTGGCGGTGGCTGGCGAGGTCCGGGGTGCTGGTGGCAGGGCGGGGCCGTGGGTACGGGGGTGGTGGCCGGAAGAGATAGTTTTTGAGCATGTGGGCCGTGTTGTAGTTATAGGTGCCCTGGAGCTGCATGTTGGCCAACTCCGGGGTGCTCACCGTGTGTGAGATGGCGCTTGCCCCGGGCTTGCTTGGCACCGTGGTATTCTTTGGGTTGATCTGGTCCGATGGACTGACCAGTTTGTTACCGTAGCCCCCCTGGGGCCCATAAGGGACAGTGTAGGGGTGCCTCTCCCGCATCTCGGGCTGGCTGTACACCAGATCCTCTGGCTGGTTGTAGGCGTGGGTGTTGATGATGTTGAGGTTTCGCAGGGACTGGCTCTGGCTGTCCGTGTGAACGACCCCCCTCTTCATCTGCCGCATGACTGTCTCATAATCGGGGGTCGGCCGGTAGGACGGCACGATGATGGCGCTGTGCCGGTGGCTCGGGATGTAGTCAGCCCGCATGATGTCACTCCCAGGGATGCTGAGGTTGGAGGACACGGGAGAAGCCTGGATGAAGCTTTGGGAGCAACTGAGGGAGTTGACGCTGTGAATGCTACACACACTGCCATTGGTGACGGTGCCATTTATATAACTTAAGTCCAGGCTGTTGTGCGAGTTGCAATACAAGGCTTCTTCATTCCCATGGAAGATGCTGTCTGCAAGAAGTCACACAGAGGCACATGAATGTCCACACCATCCTGCTTCAATCAAGTTCATCCTCACACTTTCAGAagtcataaaaagggaaatcccATGGTCTCCACCCACATATTCCATGGAAAAACTGGTAATTTCTTGGGCAAGATGCCAACATATGGAAGGAACATTTTAAAgcacactaaaaagaaaaagtgactcTAAACAAAGAAACCTATGCACATACGGAACCGTTATCACCTGGGTTAAGTTCTTGATTTGGCCAAGAGCTTTTAAATCAGGCACCAACAATGGCCCTCACGTTGGGAGACCTGTCCTCTTGTTCAGGGCTCAGTGACAGAACTGGATGTTTGGGCCAGGAAGTCAAGAACTTTAATAGGGCAATAGATTTGAAATTATTGAGTACTGGGAGCTGATCTTCCTGACTGCAACGGGAAAACTCCCTATATCTGAGGGACTGCCGAGCCTCCGTCAAGGCACAAGGCAAATAACAGTCAGGATGTCAGCATGCGTGGCTGCTTCATTCTGATCAGCAACCAACGGAGAGCAAAACAAGAATCAGGAGGTTTTTTTAGCCACTGTCTAAAACCCTCCTCTAGAGTTGGTTTCATCACTGATGTCAGTTTCACATGAAAATTAATAATACTTTAAAGTGGTACCTAAAGAGATAAAAAGCAGATTTCTAAAGTAAGGCCCATTCTGGGTGTCCAGTGTtcctttaacacacacacacacagacacccctAGGCAGGCAACCTCTTGCCAACACACTTTTCTGTGGGCAAAGTATATTCATTTTTTACACTATAGATTTAAGCATGAGCAGAGTAGAAggcagaaaagattaaaaagcagaaaaggtGACAAAACACTTGGCTGCCTGAAGAGGAGGGGTGGGAACACAGACCAGATGAGATGATATAGGCAAGAAAAACTAGGAGAACATGTTGCATTTATCCACCTTAATGGAGTTTGGTGCCTTCCCATAGAAGCAGGGTAACTTTGCTAGTCTGCTTATAAAAAGTTGTGTTTTACTAAATTACATCATCTTGATTATCTTAGTCTCCATGGTCACATTTAGACAGTGCAGAAAGATTCAAAACAGCTAGCATATGATAACCCAGAAACAAATTATCCATTTACCATACTGTCAACATCCAATGTTTAATCCCATTCCTTTTTTGAGATACAGTTAGTGTAATGATTACAGAGCCTGTCTCAAGAGTCAAGACACCAATATTTGTATCCAAGCTCCCCAGTACCCTTTCTGTACCCCAGTTTTGTATCTgtcaaatggaaataataacagtaCGTATCTCCTAggtttattttgaggattaaatgagacaatacagTGCAAGTGCTCAGAACAAGTGCTTAAGGAGAGGAATTGCTCTATAAATGCTCATTCTCAGAATAATTATGATTGGAATGGGTTTTTTTACACACTTTGCATGGGAGTGTttagggagaaaaagaggaataaaacagtTTAACAAGTGCACTGAGAAAGGGGCCAGTGGGAGAGATCGGAAAGGAGAGTTAAAATGAGGGGCTGAGGTGAGGGGctgagtgcttccctggtggcgcagtggttgagagtccgcctgctgatgcaggggacacgggttcgtgccctggtccaggaagatcccacatgccgcagagcggctgggccagtgagccgtggccgctgagcctgcgcgtccggagcctgtgctctgcaacgggaggggccccaacagtgagaggcccacgtaccgcaaaaaaaaaaaaaaaagaaaaaaatgaggggcTGAGATTTTGTGTGTATTTCTTTCAGTTATTCTGGATGCCTGTGTTCTCTGTCACCTTGAAAACCTGCTTGACTGTTACAAGCTCTCTGACACTGACAAGGAAGGTGAAGAGTATTCTGTGGGGCTTAGCTGTCACTCTCCTCTCTATCCCACTtacaagaaggaagaggagaaaggaactTGCTCACTGCCTTCCCCCAAGTCCCTCTGGAGTCAATTCTGGGGAAATCTTCCTTTCAGGGGTAAATGATATTCTATGCCTTTCACAAATCCAAGCTGTTGCCTGCTGCCATTCAGAGCATGACAAAGTTAAAATGAAAGTATCATggtcacccccccaaaaaaagtctcAGTGCCCATCACCAGTTCTCAACTTTGCGTCTTAAGAAGGGACAGCGGCAAGCCAGTTACCTTGAGAAGTGTGTGTTTCCGAGTAGTGTTCGCCACACTGGACGTGCATGGGAGGCAAGATGTACGGTTGTTGCCGGGGCTGAAACAGAGAACACAGCACAGGTGGGAGGCCTTAGCACAAACGGCCGTAACACGCACGAGCACCAGCGCGAGCACACGATGGCCCCCGTCGCTCACCCCGCCTGCAGGGAGGCACGCTGCAGATGCTCCGCCCTCCACACTCAACCCAACCCTTCCCTAAGCATCTGCACCCCGATCTCATCACCAAGCTTAGGACTGGAGAAACAAGAAGGGGGGAACGGGGAGGCTGATTCAAGGTGAGAAAGAGGCTGTAATCAACATGAAGGCACCTATTTATAACGTATTTTCTAACACACCTGCAAGGCTCCCAATgccttttttaaaggaataactcAGAAGATGTATTTTATTATGTTCCACCTAAAACATAATGAGAGTAAGGGGGAAGCCTGTTTCCTTCTATTCAAAATTGGGTCCCTCCTGGAGCCACAAGTTCGAACCCATCAGCATAGTTGTACCTAGGACCCTAGTTCACAGGGCCACATCAGCCTCAAATAGGGACAGGGGAGGGTTACGATGGGCCCACTTgcaaatttatataaaatctgaAATGTGATCCCTAACAATGAGCGTGCAGGTCCCTGGAGCACTTAttgaccctcccattgcagaggaTCCAGCTCAACCATCTAGCTCTTCAGTGAGGACTCTTCGCCATAA includes these proteins:
- the PTPN14 gene encoding tyrosine-protein phosphatase non-receptor type 14 isoform X3, producing the protein MDLALEEAVLEELTQKVAQEHKAHSGILPAEAELMYINEVERLDGFGQEIFPVKDNHGNSVHLGIFFMGIFVRNRIGRQAVIYRWNDMGNITHNKSTILVELISKEETALFHTDDIENAKYISRLFATRHKFYKQNKICTEQSNSPPPIRRQPTWSRSSLPRQQPYILPPMHVQCGEHYSETHTSQDSIFHGNEEALYCNSHNSLDLSYINGTVTNGSVCSIHSVNSLSCSQSFIQASPVSSNLSIPGSDIMRADYIPSHRHSAIIVPSYRPTPDYETVMRQMKRGVVHTDSQSQSLRNLNIINTHAYNQPEDLVYSQPEMRERHPYTVPYGPQGGYGNKLVSPSDQINPKNTTVPSKPGASAISHTVSTPELANMQLQGTYNYNTAHMLKNYLFRPPPPYPRPRPATSTPDLASHRHKYVSGSSPDLVTRKVQLSVKTFQEDSSPVVHQSLQEVSEPLTATKHHGTVHKRHSLEVMSSMVRGMEAMTLKSLNIPMARRNTLREPGPPEEVPGSHEVPQLPEYHHRKTFSDATMLIHSSESEEEEEEAPDPVPQVPALREKMEYSAQLQAALARIPNKPPPEYPGPRKSVSNGALGQDQVCLPPAIARARVLRQGPAKAISISRADQMAINGSSLGPSISEPDLTSVKERVKKEPVKERPVSEMFSLEDSIIEREMMIRNLEKQKMAGLEAQKRPLMLAALNGLSVARGSGREESRVDATRVPMDERFRTLKKKLEEGMVFTEYEQIPKKKANGVFSTAALPENAERSRIREVVPYEENRVELIPTKENNTGYINASHIKVVVGGAEWHYIATQGPLPHTCHDFWQMVWEQGANVIAMVTAEEEGGRTKSHRYWPKLGSKHSSATYGKFKVTTKFRTDSGCYATTGLKVKHLLSGQERTVWHLQYTDWPDHGCPEDVQGFLSYLEEIQSVRRHTNSMLESTKNQHPPIVVHCSAGVGRTGVVILSELMIYCLEHNEKVEVPMMLRLLREQRMFMIQTIAQYKFVYQVLIQFLQNSRLI